The Thiohalophilus sp. sequence CTCTTCGATGCTGTCGTCCGCCAGCAGGTACTCGCGGACCTGTTGCCAGCGCTCGGGCATGGGGTTGGCCCGGGTATACGGAAAATGGCGCCGGAAGCAGTAGCGACAATGAATCCCGCAGGCCCCGGTGGCGACCACCAGGGCGCGGCCGTGGTACTTGTGCAGGATACCCGGGCGTGCCATGGCCGACAGATCGCCGACCGGATCGGCCACATACCCCGGTGCGGGCTGCCCCTCTGCCGCCAGCGGCAACACCTGACGCAGCAGCGGATCCTGCGGATCGCCGATCCGCATGCGGGCCACGTAGCCGCGGGGTACCAGCAGCGGAAAGTCCTGCCCGGCCGCTTCGGCGCCCGCCAGCAGGCTGTCGGGCAGCTGCAGGGTCGCCAGCAGTTCACGGGGCTCGCGGATGGCCCGGGCCAGGGATTTTTGCCAGTCGGCGCTATGCCACAGGGGGGGAGTTCGCGTTATCATAGGGAATTCGGATTTTAATGGCTGATGGCCGCCCCAGTGTACCGGATTCGCCGGTGAGCGGGTAACGACCGGGACCACCGGTACAGCAGGAAACGAGGACCTCCATGGCAACCTATAGCACCAATGAATTCAAAAGCGGTCTCAAGATCATGCTCGACGGAGACCCCTGTACGATTATCGAAAACGAGTTCGTCAAACCCGGCAAGGGGCAGGCCTTTAACCGGGTCAAGATCCGCAACCTGCTGACCGGCCGGGTGCTGGAGAAAACCTTCAAATCGGGTGATTCGATCGAGGCCGCCGATGTCATGGATACCGACATGCAGTATCTGTATAACGATGGCGAGGCCTGGCATTTCATGCACCCGGAAACCTTCGAGCAGGTCGCGGCCGATGAAAAAGCGGTGGGCGAGGCGGCCAAGTGGCTCAAGGAACAGGATGTCTGCACCGTGACCCTGTGGAACGGCAATCCGATCAGCGTCATGCCGCCCAATCACGTGATCCTGACCATCGTGCAGACCGATCCCGGCGTCAAGGGCGACACGGCCAGTGGCGGCGGCAAACCGGCGACCACCGATACCGGCGCCGTGGTCCGCGTGCCGCTGTTTGTCGAGGAAGGCGAACAGATCAAGGTGGATACCCGCACCGGGGAATATGTCGGCCGCGTCAAGGATTAACGGCCTGCACGGATGACAGCGGACAACACCTCCTGGCGGCCGGGCGCCGCTCTGGCGGTGATGCAACAACGGGCCCGCATGCTGCAACAGCTGC is a genomic window containing:
- the efp gene encoding elongation factor P, with protein sequence MATYSTNEFKSGLKIMLDGDPCTIIENEFVKPGKGQAFNRVKIRNLLTGRVLEKTFKSGDSIEAADVMDTDMQYLYNDGEAWHFMHPETFEQVAADEKAVGEAAKWLKEQDVCTVTLWNGNPISVMPPNHVILTIVQTDPGVKGDTASGGGKPATTDTGAVVRVPLFVEEGEQIKVDTRTGEYVGRVKD